The following are from one region of the Nicotiana tabacum cultivar K326 chromosome 3, ASM71507v2, whole genome shotgun sequence genome:
- the LOC107814613 gene encoding uncharacterized protein ycf20-like, whose translation MVHSLAFTSPATLIRYGIISPKIGALTRANEASIPRPLFRVRAVQDNGGGPWRLVDIIRVVPEISRNYFKSPSRRALFGGMSLLGGFYVAQTISLSFGALGVNDVIAAVVCVLITEYVVMRFYYSRPKVTFPIALLNNFKMGFTYGLFIDAFKLAS comes from the coding sequence ATGGTACATTCTCTGGCTTTCACATCTCCAGCAACCCTTATCAGATATGGCATTATTAGTCCAAAAATTGGGGCTTTAACTAGGGCAAATGAGGCATCTATTCCGAGACCATTATTCAGAGTTCGGGCTGTGCAAGATAATGGCGGAGGGCCTTGGCGGCTAGTTGATATTATCCGTGTCGTGCCAGAGATTTCAAGAAATTATTTTAAAAGCCCATCAAGGAGGGCACTATTTGGAGGTATGTCATTGCTGGGTGGATTTTATGTGGCTCAGACAATTTCTCTATCTTTTGGTGCTTTAGGAGTCAATGATGTCATTGCTGCTGTAGTCTGCGTCTTAATTACCGAGTATGTTGTGATGCGGTTCTATTACAGTCGGCCTAAAGTGACTTTTCCTATTGCTCTTTTGAACAACTTCAAGATGGGTTTTACTTATGGTCTGTTCATTGATGCTTTCAAACTTGCCAGCTGA